The sequence below is a genomic window from Acidobacteriota bacterium.
CGCTCGCGGTCGTCTTCACCTTCACCTGCATCGGAAGCCCGGCGTTCGCACAAGGCCCGGCGCCCCAGCCGGCCCCCTCGCCGGCCCCGGCCCCGACCCTGGCGCCGAAGCAGTGGTACGAGGGAATTGCCGTGAACGGGTTCCTCTCCACCAGCTACGAGTACAACTTCAACCAGCCCGCATCGGGAACGAACCAGTATCGGGTCTTCGACTTCGACGACAACACCTTCAAGGTGGACGTGGCCGAGGTCGTCCTCCAGAAGGCGGTCGCCAACCCAGGCGAGGCGGGCTTCCGGGTCGATGCCGTGGCCGGCAGCTCGATTCCGCGCGTATCCGCCGCGGCCGGGCTCTTTCGCGACGCCAGTGGAAAGGCCCAGGACTTCGACCTGCAGCAGGCCTTCCTCAGCTACGTGGCCCCGGTCGGCAGCGGCCTCCGATTGGACATCGGAAAGTTCGTGTCACCCCTCGGCTACGAGGTCATCGAGGGTTACGACGGGTACGACGACAACGCGACGCGTTCGTTCCTCTTCGGGTATGCGGTCCCCTTCACGCACACCGGCCTCAAGGCCAGCTATGCGTTTGGCGACCAGCTCTCGGGCATGGTGATGCTCGTCAACGGCTGGGACAATGCGAAAGACAACAACACGGCCAAGTCGTTCGGCGCACAGCTCGTCTGGACCCCTTCGAAGGCGGTCACGATCACCGCCAACTACATGGTCGGAGCTGAGCGGAGCGACACGAGCGGCGACGCCCGCAACCTGGTCAACGTGAACGCCCAGTGGAAGGCCACCGACCGGATCGTTCTGGCGGTCGACGCCGTCTACGGGAGCGAGCCGAACGCCGTCACACAGGGTCAGACCGCGATGTGGAACGGGATCGTGGGCTACGCGAGATTCGGACTGAGCGACACCTTCGCTCTCGTCGTCCGGGGCGAAATCTTCAACGACCGGGACGGCGCCCGGACGGGCGTCGCCCAGCAACTGAAAGAGCTGACGCTCACCCCCGAGCTCAAGGTCGGCTCCCACGTCGTCTTCCGCGGCGACCTCCGCGTCGATTTCTCCGACAAGGAGGTCTTCGAAGGTCCGGACGGGGCCCTCACGAAGAAGCAGCAGCCCACCGTCCTCCTGAACGCTCTCTACGCCTTCTAAGGAGAACCGCCAATGCTCGATGCCCTGTTCCTCCTCCTGACGCTCGGCCTCCTCGCGCTGTCGCTCTGGTACGTGAAGCGTTGCGACGAGATCTGAATCGAAAGGGAAGGTGACACGCCATGTCCTTCGAAGCCGTCCTCGGCCTCGTGCTCTCCGCCGCGGCCCTGCTCTATCTCCTCTACGCGCTCGTGAAGCCCGAAAAGCTGTGAGACCGCCATGCTCGACATCTTCCTGAAGGTCGGCGTCTACCTCCTCCTCGTCCTCGCGGCCGTCAAGCCGCTCGGGATCCACATGAAGAGGGTCTTCTCGAAAGAGAACACCTTCCTGGACCCCGTGCTCGTTCCGATCGAGCGCCTTCTCTACCGGGTCGGCGGCGTCGACGCTTCGAAGGAACAGGGCTTCAGGGCGTACGCGGGCTCGATGATGGTCTTCAACGTCGTCAGCCTCGTCGTGCTGTACGCGATGGAGCGCCTGCAGCACCTCCTTCCGCTGAATCCCGACAAGCTGCCGGCCGTCCCGGCCGCGCTCGCCTGGAACACGGCGGTTTCGTTCACGACGAACACGAACTGGCAGGCCTACTCGGGCGAGTCGACGATGTCGCTCTTCACCCAGATGGCGGGCCTCGCCGTCCACAACTTCGCGTCCGCGGCCACCGGCATCGCCATCGCGATCGCCTTCGTGAGGGGCGTCGCCCGGGTCGAGTCGAAGGGAATCGGCAACTTCTGGTCCGACCTCGTGCGCGCCACGCTCTGGGTGCTCCTCCCCATCAGCCTCGCGGGCGCGGTGGTCCTGATGTCGCAGGGCGTCATCCAGAATTTCAAGGCCTCGGAGACCGTCACGACGCTGGAAGGCGCCACGCAGAAGATCCCGCAGGGCCCGATCGCCTCCCAGGAGGCCATCAAGGAGCTCGGGACGAACGGCGGCGGCTTCTTCAACGCCAACTCGGCCCATCCCTACGAGAACCCCACGCCGTTCAGCAACCTCTTCGAGATGTTCCTCATCTTCTCGGTCGGCGCGGGCCTGACGTACACGCTCGGCTCGATGACGGGCAAGAAAAGGCACGGCTGGGCCGTCTTCTGGTCGATGGCGATCCTCTTCCTCGTCGGGGCGCTGGTGGCGGGCTTTTATGAGGTGCGCGGGAACCCGATCCACCAGGGTCTCGGAGTGGCCTCCGCCATGGGCAACATGGAAGGCAAGGAGGTCCGGTTCGGGCCCGTCGACTCGGCGCTCTTCGCGACGATCACGACCGATGCGTCGTGCGGCGCGGTCAACGCGATGCACGACTCCTTCACGCCCCTCGGCGGCCTCGTCCCGCTCCTGAGCATCCAGCTCGGCGAAATCATCTTCGGCGGCGTCGGCGCCGGGCTGTACGGAATGCTCCTCTTCGTGGTCCTGACGGTCTTCATCGCCGGCCTCATGGTCGGGCGCACGCCCGAGTACCTCGGAAAGAAGATCGAGGCCCACGAAGTGAAGCTCGCGATGCTCTCCGTCCTGATCCTCACGTTCTCGATCCTCGTCGGAACGGCTCTCGGCGTCGCCTCGAAGGCCGGGCTCTCGAGCCTGAACAACGCCGGACCGCACGGGCTTTCCGAGATCCTCTACGCGTTCACGAGCGCGACCGGGAACAACGGCAGCGCGTTCGCCGGGCTGAACGCGAACACGGATTTCTACAACGTGGCGCTCGCCATCGCGATGTTCTTCGGGCGCTTCCTGATGATCATCCCTCTCCTCGGCATCGCCGGCTCCCTCGCGGCGAAGAAGAAAGTCGCCGAGTCGATCGGGACGTTTCCCGTGGACGGGTCCGTCTTCGTCGTGCTGCTGATCGGCGTGATCCTGATCGTCGGCGCCCTCACGTTCTTCCCCGCTCTCGCACTCGGCCCGATCGTGGAGCACTTCCTGATGGGCGCCGGAAAGACCTTCTAAGGGAGACGCACCGTGACGCGAACGAAACCGACTTCCCTCTTCGACCGGGCAATCCTCTCCCGGGCCGCCGTCGACGCTTTCGCGAAGCTGCATCCGGCGCGGATGATGAAGAACCCCGTCATGTTCATCGTGGAGGTTGGGGCGCTCGCGACGACGCTCTTCCTCCTGCCCGGCCTCGCCCCAAAGGGCCTCTTCGGGTTCCAGATCCAGATCGTCTTCTGGCTCTGGGCGACCGTCCTCTTCGCGAACTTCGCGGAAGCCGTGGCGGAAGGCCGAGGCAAAGCGCAGGCGGACGCTCTCCGGCGCACACGAACGGAGACCACCGCCCGACGTCTGGTCGGCGGCGGGAAGGCGGGGCGGGAGGAGAAGGTCCCCTCCAGCCAACTCAGGAAGGGAGACCGCGTCGTCATCGAGGTCAACGAGATGATTCCAGGGGACGGGACGGTCGTCGAGGGCATTGCGTCCGTCAACGAGTCCGCGATCACCGGCGAGTCGGCGCCCGTCATCCGTGAGGCGGGCGGCGACCGCTCGGCTGTGACGGGCGGTACGACGGTGCTTTCGGACCGCATCGTCGTCGAGATCACCTCGGAGCAGGGACAGACCTTCCTCGACCGGATGATCCGTCTCGTCGAAGGAGCCGAGCGGCAGAAGACGCCGAACGAGATCGCGCTCGACATCCTCCTCGCGGGTCTGACCATCGTCTTTCTCTTCGCCACGGTGACGCTGCGTCCGTTCGCGGTCTACTCGGGAGGCACCGTCTCCGTCACGGTCCTCATCGCTCTTCTCGTCTGTCTCATCCCGACGACGATCGGGGGCCTCCTCTCGGCGATCGGCATCGCGGGCATGGACCGTGTTCTCAAGCACAACATCCTCGCGATGTCGGGCCGGGCCGTCGAGGCCGCGGGCGACGTGAACGTCCTCCTCCTCGACAAGACCGGCACGATTACTCTCGGCAACCGCGAGGCCGTGAAGATGGTCCCGGCCCCGGGCGTGGCGGAGAATGAGTTGGCCGAGCTGGCGCAGCTCTCGTCGCTCGCGGACGAGACTCCCGAGGGACGCTCCATCGTCGTGCTCGCGAAGGAAAAGTACGGCCTCAGGGCCCGGGAACTGCGCGACCTCAACGCGAAGTTCGTTCCGTTCTCCGCGCGCACACGGATGTCCGGCCTCGACTTCGAGGGCGGGCGGCAGGTGCGCAAGGGTGCCGCGGACGCCGTGGACGGTTTCGTGCGCTCTCTCGGCGGCTCGCTCCCCGAGGAGATCCGCCGGGACGTCGCCTCGATCGGGGGCGAGGGTGGAACGCCTCTCGTCGTCGCGGACGGCAAGAGAGTCATGGGGACGATCTACCTGAAGGACATCGTCAAGGGCGGGATGAAGGAACGCTTCGACCGCCTGCGCGCGATGGGCATCCGGACCGTCATGATCACGGGGGACAACCCGCTCACCGCCGCGACGATCGCGCGCGAGGCCGGCGTGGACGACTTCCTGGCCGAAGCCACCCCGGAGCACAAGCTCGCACTCATTCGGGCCGAGCAGAACAAGGGGAATCTCGTGGCGATGACCGGCGACGGCACGAACGACGCGCCGGCTCTCGCCCAGGCCGACGTCGGCATGGCCATGAACACGGGCACCCAGCCCGCGAAGGAAGCCGGCAACATGGTCGACCTCGACTCGAATCCGACGAAGCTCATCGAGGTCGTCGAGATCGGCAAGCAGCTCCTCATGACGCGCGGGGCCCTCACGACGTTTTCGATCGCGAACGACGTCGCGAAGTACTTCGCGATCATCCCCGCGCTCTTCCTCGCGACGTACCCGGAGCTGCAGGCGCTCAACGTCATGCACCTCGCCACTCCTCAGAGCGCGATCCTCTCGGCCGTCGTCTTCAACGCGCTCATCATCGTGGTGCTGATCCCGCTCGCGCTGAAAGGCGTCCAGTACCGGCCACTCGGCGCCGGCCGCATCCTCCGCCGCAACCTCCTCGTCTACGGCCTCGGAGGCGTCGTCGTCCCGTTCCTCGGGATCAAGGCGATCGACCTTCTCCTCGTCGCTCTCCATCTCGTTTGAGGTCTTCAATGAAAGAGAACGTCTTCGGCTCGATCCGGCTCTTCCTCGCGCTGACCGTGCTGCTCGGATTCGCATATCCCGCCCTCGTCTGGGGCGTGGGACAGGTTGCGTTCCGGGAAAAGGCCGATGGGGGATTTCTTAGAAAGGAAGAGGGCGGGCGCCCCGGCACCATCGTGGGCAGCGCGCTCATCGGGCAGTCCTTCCATTCCAAGAAGTTCTTTTCCTCTCGTCCCTCTGCGGCCGGCGATGCCGGCTACGACGGGACGCAGTCTGGAGGAACCAATCTCGGCCCCACTTCGAAGAAACTCGCCGATTCGATCCGCGATCGCGTCGCCGCGCTGCGAGCCGACAATCCGTCTCTTGCGGGTTCTCCCGTCCCCGCCGACGCCGTCACGTCTTCCGGCTCCGGCCTGGATCCTCACATCTCCCCCGAGTACGCCCGGCTACAGATCCCGCGGGTCTCCCGGGAGTCCCACATTCCCGCCGCCGACCTCGAGGCGCTGGTCGCGGCCCGGACGGAGGGACGATTCCTCGGGCTCTGGGGAGAGCCGCGCGTGAACGTGCTCCTCCTGAATCTCGAAGTCGCCAGGCGCACCCCCGCCCCATAATCGGAGCGTGAAACCCGACCGCGACGCGCGACCCGATCCCGAGTCCTTCCTCAGGCTCGCGAACCGGGACCCGAAGCGCGGGCACCTGAAGGTCTACATCGGGCAGGCGGCGGGCGTCGGGAAGACGTACAAGATGCTCGACGACGCCCATACGATGCGCCGGCGCGGCATCGACGTCGTCGTCGCCCTCGTCGAGACCCACGGCCGCGCCGAGACAGCCTCGCGGATCGGGGACCTCGACGTCGTCCCGCGCCGGACGGTCGAGTACAAGGGCGCGACGCTCGAGGAGATGGACCTCGACGCGGTCCTCGCGCGCAGGCCCGAGGTGGCCGTCGTCGACGAGCTCGCCCACACGAACGCGCCGGGCTCGAAGAACGAGAAGCGCTGGCAGGACGTTCTCGACCTCCTCGCCGCCGGGATCTCCGTCATGACGGCCGTAAACGTCCAGCACCTCGAGGGCGTGCAGGACGTCGTGAAGTCCGCGACGGGCCTCGAGATCAAGGAGCGCGTTCCGGACCGCGTCATTCGCGAGGCGGATGCCGTCGTGAACGTCGACCTTCCGGGGCCCGAGCTTCGCGACCGCCTGAAGGAGGGGAAGATCTATCCGCCCGTGCAGGCCGCGCAGGCGCTCGAGAACTTCTTCCGCGAGGAGAACCTCCGGGCCCTCCGCGAGCTCGCGCTCCGCGAGACCGCCGAGAACGTCGACCACGGCCCCACAGAGACGGCGCCTTCGGCCGCGACGTCGGGGACGTTCGCGGCGGCCTCCCCCGCGCGCGTCGCCGTCGCCCTGCCGCTCGATCCGCTCGTCGCGCGCGCGTTGATCCGGCGCGGCTCGCGCATGGCCGGGCGTATGAACACGCGTTGGTACGCGTTCTACGTGAGGCGCAAGCGCGACCGGCCCGAAAATCTCTCCGCGAAGGCGCACCGCGAGCTCACGGAGAACATCCAGCTCGCGATCTCTCTCGGCGCCACGATCGTCTATCGCGAGTCCGAGGACGTCGCGCAGGCCCTGCTGGACTTCGCGCGCGAGGAAAAGGTCGGAGTTCTCGTCGTGGGACGCCCGACCCGGACGGGACTCAGGGGGCGAATCGCGCCCGGAATCGTCTCGCGCCTGCTCGAGGGGGCCCGCGGGATCGACGTCTTCGTCGTGGACATCGAGCGGGAAGGGCCCGCGTGATGCGGGCGCCGGACGCTAGACCGCGGCCCGCACAGGCAGGACGATCGACTGGACGCCCTCGAACTGCAGGCGGCGCTGAATCGCCATCGCCGTCTCGCTGTGGAGCAGCCGGTGGTACCACTGCTCCTTCCGGAACACGAGCTTGCCGCTGAAGACGACCATCCGCGGGAACTCTTCCCGGAGCTCCTTGCAGATCTTCACGACCTCGTCGACCGCCTCGGTCGCGACGGCCATCCGGTAGCCGGCGTTCCAGCCCTTCTCCCGGCACCAGGAAACGTACTTCTCGAGATTGTTGCGGGTGTTCGCCTCGAGCCGCCCGACCTCCTCCTCCCCCTTGAAGCTGCCGGAATCCACGACGGCGACCGAAACGAAGATGAAGTTCCCGTAATACCTCGGGAACAGGGAGTGGATCGAGAGGATCTGGTGGAGGCCGTAGCCGGAGAAGCGGTCCACCGTGAGGACGGCCGTGGGAAGGCGGCGGTCGAGAGTGTCGAGTCCGTCGCCGGGCGCGGGGAGGGGCGCGATCGGCGCGAGGATCTCGTCCAGCCGCTTGAGGTCCTCCGCGACGTGCTCGTAGTGTCGCTTGATCAGGAAACAGAGACAGACCGTCGCGCTCGTCACGATCGTCGTCACCCAGCCGCCCTCGGCGAACTTCTCGAAGAGCGTGACCCCGAGGATCGTGAGGCAGAGGACGAGGCCCGTCCCGTGAATCGCGAGGAGGCCCTTCCAGTGCGGCTCCTTGTGCCGGTCCACGATCCAGTGGCGCGACATGCCGAGCTCGGTCAGGGAGAACGTGATGAAGACGTTGATCGAGTACATCACGACGAGCATCGTGATGTTGCCGCGCGTATACAGGAGGGCCGCGATTGCCGCGAGACCCATGAGGACGACGCCGTTCTGGGTCACGAGGCGGTCGGAGAGCTGCGAGAAGCGGCGCGGCACCCAGGAGTCGACGGCCATGTTCCCGAGGACGCGCGGGCCGTCGAGGAAGCCGGCCTGCGCCGCCACGAAGAGGAGGGCCGCCTCCGCGACGAGGAGCGTGAGCACGAACGCGCTCCCCACCGCGAAGCCTCCGATCTTCCAGTGGCCGAACAGGGCGTCGAAGAGGACGAAGTTCATCGTCTTGCCCTCGTGGGGCCGCGCCGCCACGAGGAGGTATCCGAAGAGAATGCCTCCGGCCGTGAACGCGAGCGAGAGGGCCATCAGGAGCATGGTCCTCTTGCCGGTCTTCACACGCGGCTCGCGGAGCATCGAGACGCCGTTCGAGACGGCCTCGATTCCCGTGTACGTGCCCCCTCCCATCGAATAGGCCCTCAGGAGGACGAAGGCGAGCGGCCAGAACCCCATCGTCGCCGTCGAGGCGTGGAAATCGCGCGCGGCACCCGAGAAGACCTCGGGAAGGGCCGTGAGGTGCGAACCGAAGGAATAGAGGATCGCGAAAGCGTGCGTCCCGATGAAGACGAGAAAGATCGGGGCGAGGATCGTCACGGATTCCTTCACGCCCCGGAGGTTCAGGACGATCAGGAGGAGGAGAACCGCGATCTCGACCGGCAGCTTGTAACGGGCCATCGCAGGCGAGAGGAAGTTCCAGATCTGGTCGCAGCCCGAGGCGATTGACACGGTGATCGTCAGGACGTAGTCCACGAGGAGGGCGCAGCCCGAGACGACGCCCGCATGCTTTCCGAGGAGCTTCGTCGCCACGAGGTAGCCGCCGCCCCCGCCCGGGAAATGCTCGATGAGGTTCGAGTACGCGTAAGAGATGACGCCCACGGTGATCGCGGTCATCGCGACCAGGACGATCGCGAGGGAGCGGTGCTCCCCGAGCGCGCGAAACGCTTCGTCCGGCCCGTATGCGGAAGAGGACAGACCGTCCGCGCCGAGCCCGACCCACGCGAGGAACGCGATGAGCGACAGCCGGTGGAAGACGTGCGGGTCCTTGACGTCGCGCGGCTTGCCGAGAAGGACCTGGGAGAACTTGCTTGACTCGGCCATCGAAGGCCGCACGGGGCGGCCCATCCGAGTCTGCGGCGCTGCCACCCCGCCCGGCGAACGCCTTTAGGGTTTCTTTAGACCTTTCTCCGGACTTCCTCGGGTCCGGAGACGCAACTTCTTGCACATGAACGATCTCGCTCCCCAGGTCCCGCGCGGCGCCGCCACCGCGGCCCTCGTCGCAGCCTCGCTCCTGAGCCTCGTCGGAGGCGCGCTCGTCGCCGTGCCTCTCCACGGCGTGCTGCGCTTCGCCGTCGGCATGGGAGGTTTCGCGGGATACGTCGGGCTCTTCGCGCGCGCCCTCAAGGGCCTCGGGCGCCCTGGTTGACGGATCGCCCGGGGAGGGGCAGATTCCTCCCGTGAGACCGGCTCGCACATGAGGTCGCTCCCCGACCTTCCCGCGCCGCCGCCCATGACGGCCTGCACGTGCCTGAGCCTCTCGTTCGCCGAGGTCGCGGCCCGGCTCGACCGCGAGGGCCGGCCATCCGGGGATGCCGAGCGCGTCACGGGATGCGGGTCGATCTGCACGGCCTGCCTCCCGGACCTCCAGCGATACCTCGCGGCCCGCACGGCCCCCCGAACGACGGAAGGAGCACACCCACGATGAAGGGCAACGAAAAGGTCATCCAGATTCTCAACGACGTCCTCTGCGCCGAGCTGACGGCCGTCAACCAGTACTTCATCCACGCGATGATGTGCGCGAACTGGCGGTACAAGAAGCTGGCGGACCACAGCCGCGAGGAGTCGATCGACGAGATGAAGCACGCCCAGTCGCTCATCGAGCGGATCCTCTACCTCGAGGGCGTGCCGAACATGCAGAAGTACCTGCGGATCAACGTCGGCCAGACCGTGCCCGAGCAGCACGCCTTCGACCTCGAGGTCGAGCGGGCCGCCGTCGAGCGACTGAACGCGGGCCTCGAGCTCTGCCGTTCCGTCGGCGACAACGGGTCGCGCATGCTCCTCGAGGCGATCCTCAAGGAGGAGGAGGGCCACATCGACTGGCTCGAGGCTCAGCTCCAGCAGATCGCGGACATCGGCCTGCAGAACTATCTCGCTCTGCAGGCCGAGACCTGAAATCCGGCCGCCCCGGGAGAACTACTCCCCGGTCGTCGTCTTCTGTGCGAGGGCCGTCATGCCCGAGAGCCCGCCGAGCCCCATCGTCTCGACGGCGCTCGACGGCACGATGACCATCGAGCCCTTCTCCTTGATCGCCTCGTAGAGCATGTTCATCGCGCGCAGGTGCAGCGCGAGTGGGTGGTCCTTGTAGGCGTCTCCCGCCTCGACGAAGCGCGCCGAGATCTCCGTCTCCGCGGTGCCGAGGATGATGCGGGCCTGGCGTTCGCGTTCGGCCTGTGCCTGGCGCGACATCGCGTCTTCGAGGTCGGCGGGGATCTTCACGTCACGGATCTCGACGGACTGGACGGTGATCCCCCACGGGTTCGTCTTCTCGTCGAGGATCGTCTGGAGCTGCTTCCCGAGCCGCTCGCGCTCCGTGATCATCTCCGCCAGCTGGTGGCGGCCGATCGTCTCGCGGAGCGCCGTCTGCGCCGAAAGCGCGACCGCGTCGAGGTAGTCCGCCACCTCGAGGACCGACTTCTGGGCGTCCCAGACGGTCCAGAAGACGATCGCGTCGACGTTCACGGGGACGGTGTCCTTCGTGAGGGCCGACTCCGCCGAGACGTCGGTCACGCGGACGCGCTGGTCCACGAGCTGCGTGATCTGGTCGATGACGGGGATCAGCGCGAAGAATCCCGGCCCCTTGAGGCCCCGGAACTTCCCGAAGCGCAGAACCACCGCGCGCTCCCACTGATTGGCGACCTTGAGCGCGAAGAGGAGGTAGACGCCGAGGACGATCCCGGCGACGAGAGCGGCAGGAGACTGCGCCGCGACGGCCCCGGCGATTCCCACGAGGATCGACAGGAAGAACGCGAGAAAGCTCACGCCGTTCACGTATCGGCGCGCCTGGGTGTCCCTCTCGCTCTGGCGCTGCCGGCGTTCGGACGGCGTCGAACGGTCCGTTTCGGCGGCCGCCCGGGCCTCCTTAACTTTCTCGGTGAGCCGGGGAAAGATGACTGGGTTCACGGCGTTACCTCCTGCCGGCCTCTTCGGTGCGCTCGAGAAGGGCTTCGGCAAACTCTTCGTGTGTGAATCCCTGGGCGGTGGCGGTCGTCAGAAACTGGTCCACGAGACGCTCGAGGGCCTTTCGGCGATCGGCGGTCTTCTTCTCGGGCTTGCGCGCGGAGACGAACGTGCCGGTCCCCTGCTGCGTCTCGACGATCCCGCGGATCTCCATCTCGCGGTAGGCGCGCGCGATCGTGT
It includes:
- a CDS encoding porin; the protein is MKTLGLLPATLAVVFTFTCIGSPAFAQGPAPQPAPSPAPAPTLAPKQWYEGIAVNGFLSTSYEYNFNQPASGTNQYRVFDFDDNTFKVDVAEVVLQKAVANPGEAGFRVDAVAGSSIPRVSAAAGLFRDASGKAQDFDLQQAFLSYVAPVGSGLRLDIGKFVSPLGYEVIEGYDGYDDNATRSFLFGYAVPFTHTGLKASYAFGDQLSGMVMLVNGWDNAKDNNTAKSFGAQLVWTPSKAVTITANYMVGAERSDTSGDARNLVNVNAQWKATDRIVLAVDAVYGSEPNAVTQGQTAMWNGIVGYARFGLSDTFALVVRGEIFNDRDGARTGVAQQLKELTLTPELKVGSHVVFRGDLRVDFSDKEVFEGPDGALTKKQQPTVLLNALYAF
- the kdpB gene encoding potassium-transporting ATPase subunit KdpB translates to MTRTKPTSLFDRAILSRAAVDAFAKLHPARMMKNPVMFIVEVGALATTLFLLPGLAPKGLFGFQIQIVFWLWATVLFANFAEAVAEGRGKAQADALRRTRTETTARRLVGGGKAGREEKVPSSQLRKGDRVVIEVNEMIPGDGTVVEGIASVNESAITGESAPVIREAGGDRSAVTGGTTVLSDRIVVEITSEQGQTFLDRMIRLVEGAERQKTPNEIALDILLAGLTIVFLFATVTLRPFAVYSGGTVSVTVLIALLVCLIPTTIGGLLSAIGIAGMDRVLKHNILAMSGRAVEAAGDVNVLLLDKTGTITLGNREAVKMVPAPGVAENELAELAQLSSLADETPEGRSIVVLAKEKYGLRARELRDLNAKFVPFSARTRMSGLDFEGGRQVRKGAADAVDGFVRSLGGSLPEEIRRDVASIGGEGGTPLVVADGKRVMGTIYLKDIVKGGMKERFDRLRAMGIRTVMITGDNPLTAATIAREAGVDDFLAEATPEHKLALIRAEQNKGNLVAMTGDGTNDAPALAQADVGMAMNTGTQPAKEAGNMVDLDSNPTKLIEVVEIGKQLLMTRGALTTFSIANDVAKYFAIIPALFLATYPELQALNVMHLATPQSAILSAVVFNALIIVVLIPLALKGVQYRPLGAGRILRRNLLVYGLGGVVVPFLGIKAIDLLLVALHLV
- a CDS encoding histidine kinase; this encodes MKPDRDARPDPESFLRLANRDPKRGHLKVYIGQAAGVGKTYKMLDDAHTMRRRGIDVVVALVETHGRAETASRIGDLDVVPRRTVEYKGATLEEMDLDAVLARRPEVAVVDELAHTNAPGSKNEKRWQDVLDLLAAGISVMTAVNVQHLEGVQDVVKSATGLEIKERVPDRVIREADAVVNVDLPGPELRDRLKEGKIYPPVQAAQALENFFREENLRALRELALRETAENVDHGPTETAPSAATSGTFAAASPARVAVALPLDPLVARALIRRGSRMAGRMNTRWYAFYVRRKRDRPENLSAKAHRELTENIQLAISLGATIVYRESEDVAQALLDFAREEKVGVLVVGRPTRTGLRGRIAPGIVSRLLEGARGIDVFVVDIEREGPA
- a CDS encoding APC family permease; this translates as MGRPVRPSMAESSKFSQVLLGKPRDVKDPHVFHRLSLIAFLAWVGLGADGLSSSAYGPDEAFRALGEHRSLAIVLVAMTAITVGVISYAYSNLIEHFPGGGGGYLVATKLLGKHAGVVSGCALLVDYVLTITVSIASGCDQIWNFLSPAMARYKLPVEIAVLLLLIVLNLRGVKESVTILAPIFLVFIGTHAFAILYSFGSHLTALPEVFSGAARDFHASTATMGFWPLAFVLLRAYSMGGGTYTGIEAVSNGVSMLREPRVKTGKRTMLLMALSLAFTAGGILFGYLLVAARPHEGKTMNFVLFDALFGHWKIGGFAVGSAFVLTLLVAEAALLFVAAQAGFLDGPRVLGNMAVDSWVPRRFSQLSDRLVTQNGVVLMGLAAIAALLYTRGNITMLVVMYSINVFITFSLTELGMSRHWIVDRHKEPHWKGLLAIHGTGLVLCLTILGVTLFEKFAEGGWVTTIVTSATVCLCFLIKRHYEHVAEDLKRLDEILAPIAPLPAPGDGLDTLDRRLPTAVLTVDRFSGYGLHQILSIHSLFPRYYGNFIFVSVAVVDSGSFKGEEEVGRLEANTRNNLEKYVSWCREKGWNAGYRMAVATEAVDEVVKICKELREEFPRMVVFSGKLVFRKEQWYHRLLHSETAMAIQRRLQFEGVQSIVLPVRAAV
- a CDS encoding potassium-transporting ATPase subunit F: MSFEAVLGLVLSAAALLYLLYALVKPEKL
- a CDS encoding GntR family transcriptional regulator, whose protein sequence is MASPPFRLDPASGVPFYRQVIDQVLLAVGDGRLKPGVQLPTVRALAVELSVNLNTIARAYREMEIRGIVETQQGTGTFVSARKPEKKTADRRKALERLVDQFLTTATAQGFTHEEFAEALLERTEEAGRR
- a CDS encoding slipin family protein gives rise to the protein MNGVSFLAFFLSILVGIAGAVAAQSPAALVAGIVLGVYLLFALKVANQWERAVVLRFGKFRGLKGPGFFALIPVIDQITQLVDQRVRVTDVSAESALTKDTVPVNVDAIVFWTVWDAQKSVLEVADYLDAVALSAQTALRETIGRHQLAEMITERERLGKQLQTILDEKTNPWGITVQSVEIRDVKIPADLEDAMSRQAQAERERQARIILGTAETEISARFVEAGDAYKDHPLALHLRAMNMLYEAIKEKGSMVIVPSSAVETMGLGGLSGMTALAQKTTTGE
- the kdpA gene encoding potassium-transporting ATPase subunit KdpA, yielding MLDIFLKVGVYLLLVLAAVKPLGIHMKRVFSKENTFLDPVLVPIERLLYRVGGVDASKEQGFRAYAGSMMVFNVVSLVVLYAMERLQHLLPLNPDKLPAVPAALAWNTAVSFTTNTNWQAYSGESTMSLFTQMAGLAVHNFASAATGIAIAIAFVRGVARVESKGIGNFWSDLVRATLWVLLPISLAGAVVLMSQGVIQNFKASETVTTLEGATQKIPQGPIASQEAIKELGTNGGGFFNANSAHPYENPTPFSNLFEMFLIFSVGAGLTYTLGSMTGKKRHGWAVFWSMAILFLVGALVAGFYEVRGNPIHQGLGVASAMGNMEGKEVRFGPVDSALFATITTDASCGAVNAMHDSFTPLGGLVPLLSIQLGEIIFGGVGAGLYGMLLFVVLTVFIAGLMVGRTPEYLGKKIEAHEVKLAMLSVLILTFSILVGTALGVASKAGLSSLNNAGPHGLSEILYAFTSATGNNGSAFAGLNANTDFYNVALAIAMFFGRFLMIIPLLGIAGSLAAKKKVAESIGTFPVDGSVFVVLLIGVILIVGALTFFPALALGPIVEHFLMGAGKTF
- the kdpC gene encoding potassium-transporting ATPase subunit KdpC codes for the protein MKENVFGSIRLFLALTVLLGFAYPALVWGVGQVAFREKADGGFLRKEEGGRPGTIVGSALIGQSFHSKKFFSSRPSAAGDAGYDGTQSGGTNLGPTSKKLADSIRDRVAALRADNPSLAGSPVPADAVTSSGSGLDPHISPEYARLQIPRVSRESHIPAADLEALVAARTEGRFLGLWGEPRVNVLLLNLEVARRTPAP
- the bfr gene encoding bacterioferritin — its product is MKGNEKVIQILNDVLCAELTAVNQYFIHAMMCANWRYKKLADHSREESIDEMKHAQSLIERILYLEGVPNMQKYLRINVGQTVPEQHAFDLEVERAAVERLNAGLELCRSVGDNGSRMLLEAILKEEEGHIDWLEAQLQQIADIGLQNYLALQAET